A genomic region of Branchiostoma lanceolatum isolate klBraLanc5 chromosome 4, klBraLanc5.hap2, whole genome shotgun sequence contains the following coding sequences:
- the LOC136434190 gene encoding serine-rich 25 kDa antigen protein-like, with product MSLPMEPSVAAASEPSPAGKTVSDRHRREALLKLQNRARRLPAMERPTEAVCSSSHNRKEEPLSTKGKYGASSSDESDTSSDEEDDTCDEESSNDDPEESSRPDESSNDDPEESSRPDESSNDDPGESSRVNPEESSNDDPGESRRVNQEEPSRPDESRVQPPG from the exons ATGTCACTGCCCATGGAACCATCAGTAGCAGCCGCCTCTGAACCATCTCCGGCCGGTAAGACTGTCTCAGATAGACACCGGCGCGAGGCCCTTCTGAAGCTTCAGAACCGGGCAAGGCGGCTGCCTGCTATGGAGAGACCAACGGAAGCCGTCTGCAGTTCTTCACACAACAGGAAGGAGGAGCCACTGAGCACCAAAGGTAAGTATGGCGCCAGCAGCAGTGATGAGTCCGACACCAGCAGCGACGAGGAGGATGACACCTGCGACGAGGAGTCCAGCAACGACGACCCGGAGGAGTCCAGCCGCCCGGATGAGTCCAGCAACGACGACCCGGAGGAGTCCAGCCGCCCGGATGAGTCCAGCAACGACGACCCGGGGGAGTCCAGCCGCGTCAACCCGGAGGAGTCCAGCAACGACGACCCGGGGGAGTCCAGGCGCGTCAACCAGGAGGAGCCCAGCCGCCCGGATGAGTCCA GAGTCCAGCCGCCCGGATGA
- the LOC136432724 gene encoding inositol-tetrakisphosphate 1-kinase-like yields the protein MDGDSRKAVGTQGHAASLGEGATSSWRVGCWLSEKKKKTFSIHTFSQYCRCRGMELVLIDSSRPLAAQGPFHAILHKLTDVIIKAQEGDTRAQGQLQQVEDYLSSHPEVLVVDPLSSVKSLMDRWTAYHIIQECIPKDKGEDIFMPEFVEIQTADRAEILHLLQDGGVHFPFVCKRSVAQGSASHEMAIIFNADGLKDLLSPPCVAQNFVNHNAVLHKVFVVGESYFVVERPSLKNFSAGDQSTIYFNSHDVSKAGSSSFLNQLDSRDKVSCPSLPLCREKFEHVLTKLRQQLGITLFGVDIIVENRTSRHAIIDINAFPSYDGVSDPFSVVADHLQSLLSQHCGVSRAAVNASTCYCQPNRAKVSVPDSVGPNKDSMTVRTESANSSLIMLTNGTDYNNGSGFDSSKMTNGETLAPPRIDGVGLTEIVSRKDVPYTEFGKGQEVYLGGLANGNGPACVTTSADEDQCCKQLTNGEKLGFVRLAKV from the exons ATGGATGGAGACAGCAGGAAGGCGGTCGGTACTCAGGGACACGCGGCGTCGCTCGGGGAGGGTGCGACGTCATCATGGCGGGTCGGCTGCTGGCTGAgcgagaaaaagaagaaaaccttCTCAATTCACACGTTTTCTCAGTACTGTAG GTGCAGAGGCATGGAGCTGGTCCTG ATTGACAGTTCCCGCCCGCTGGCAGCCCAGGGTCCCTTCCACGCCATCCTGCACAAGCTGACAGATGTCATCATCAAGGCGCAGGAGGGCGACACGCGCGCACAGGgacagctgcagcaggtggag GACTACCTGAGTTCCCATCCTGAAGTACTGGTTGTGGACCCTCTCAGTTCTGTTAAGAGTCTCATGGACCGTTGGACGGCCTACCATATCATACAGGAGTGTATTCCCAAGGACAAGG GTGAAGACATTTTCATGCCAGAGTTTGTGGAGATCCAAACAGCAGACAGAGCAGAAATCTTGCACCTACTACAGGATGGTGGTGTCCACTTTCCATTTG TGTGCAAGAGATCTGTAGCTCAAGGATCAGCTTCACATGAG ATGGCCATCATTTTCAATGCTGACGGGTTGAAGGACCTTCTCAGTCCACCATGTGTGGCTCAGAACTTTGTCAACCACAATGCAGTCCTTCACAAG GTGTTTGTAGTGGGTGAGTCTTATTTTGTTGTGGAGAGGCCATCTCTCAAGAACTTCTCAGCAGGCG ATCAAAGCACAATCTACTTCAACAGCCATGATGTTTCCAAGGCTGGGTCATCTTCATTCCTCAATCAG TTGGACAGTAGGGACAAAGTGTCTTGCCCGTCCCTCCCTCTCTGCCGAGAAAAGTTCGAGCACGTGTTGACCAAGTTACGGCAGCAGCTGGGCATCACGCTGTTCGGCGTGGACATTATCGTGGAGAACAGGACCAGTCGGCACGCTATCATCGACATCAACGCATTCCCAA GTTATGACGGGGTATCAGACCCTTTCTCGGTAGTGGCGGACCACCTGCAATCGCTTTTGTCTCAGCACTGTGGCGTATCAAGGGCCGCAGTCAATGCCAGCACATGCTACTGCCAACCGAACAGAGCGAAAGTGTCTGTACCAGATTCAGTAGGACCAAACAAAGACAGTATGACAGTAAGGACAGAGAGTGCCAACAGCAGTCTTATCATGCTGACCAATGGGACGGACTATAACAATGGGTCAGGTTTTGACTCTTCAAAAATGACCAATGGGGAAACATTGGCTCCTCCGAGGATTGATGGTGTAGGGTTGACAGAAATTGTAAGTAGGAAGGATGTACCCTATACCGAATTTGGCAAGGGACAGGAGGTGTACTTAGGAGGACTGGCCAATGGGAATGGCCCTGCATGCGTGACAACAAGTGCCGATGAGGACCAGTGTTGTAAACAGTTGACCAATGGGGAGAAACTAGGGTTTGTACGATTAGCCAAAGTTTAG